TTGGCCTGCCCCGAGCCTGGGTCGCCGGCGCAGTCGCGTGGAGGACGCACCGTCAGCCGTGGTTCACCGGCTCCGACTCTCGAGGTTACGATCCCAACAATGAGCGGCGTGCTGCACAGCCTTGGCGACCTGGCGAGCCCGTGGGCCTACCTGGTGATCGGGCTGCTGGCCGTGGCCGAGGCGACCGCCGGCCACGCTGGCGCTGGTCGACACCCATGGCGCCTTCGGGTTCCCGTCGGGCCACGCGGCCCAGGTGGCCGCCGTGTACGGGATGCTCGCCTACCTGGCAGCCAGCGCCGCCACCACCTGGCGGCTGAAGGTCAGCGTGTGGACGGCGGCGTTGCTGGTGACCCTGGTGGTCGGCTTCTCCCGCGCGTATCTCGGGGTGCACTGGCCGACCGACGTGCTCGGCGGCTGGGCGCTCGGCGGCCTGTGGCTCGCCGTGCTCGTGGTCGCCCACGCCACCCTGGCACGGGCCCGCCAGCACCCGCCGGGAAGGCCGCCAGCAGCACCCGACGGCGCGGTCCGGACACCGGGGACGGCAGGGGCCGTGGGGGGAGCTCGCTCCCCCCACGGCCAACAGGAGCGCCGGTAGACCAGTGGCCGGCAACAGCCAGCAGACACGCCTCAGCCTGAGGGACGCAGCAGGAAGAGCTGGCCGTCCTCCACTGTCACCGGCGCACCGCCGGGCGCGGTCGTGGGCGGGTGTGCCTGGGCGTCGGAGAGCCAGGTGTCGGCGCCGAACAGGGCGGAGGCGTCGATGATGCCGCTCGTCTCCCAGATCCCCGGGCCGACCGGGACGCCGTCGCGGCCGGGCGGGTCGAGCTGGGCGACGCGCGTCGCCGTCGAGGCGTCGACGCCGACCGCACCCACCGGGCCCTTGACGAGGGGGAACCGCCAGATCGAGCCGTCGCGGCCCTTCGCGGCCATGACGACCCGGCTCTCTGTCGTGCCGTCCTCGTTGATCATGAGGTACTGGCCGCTCACGCCGATGTTGTCGGGGCTGATCGCGATGTCGCCGCCCGCAGCGACGACCGTGTCGGCGTTGTAGACGGTCGTGAGGGTTGCCGGCTTGAGCGGGTTGCCAGGGTGCAGCCGCAGGGAGTACAGCCGTCCGAGCTCGTTGACGCCGTTGTCGGCGCCGCTCGACGAGCCGGTGGTGTCGAAGAAGAACTCGTTCGGGTTGTTCGGGTTGAAGGCGCCGTCCTCCGGGCGCACGAACGTCATCGCGCCGGCGGCGTCGCTCGCCGCCTCGAGCTGCACGTCGGTGAGGTCCTCCGCGTGCGGGATCTCGACCCACTCGCCGGTCACCGAGCCGCTCGTGAACGTCCGCTCGCTGTTCCGCGCGGGATCGAGCGAACGGAAGACGTAGAGCGTGCCGTTGTCGAGCCCGTTCCGCGCCAGGACGGTGGCGTTCGCCGACCGGTCCTGCTTGCCGACGTACATGTAGAGCTGGTTGTCGAGCGTGGCCGGCCCGTCCTCGGTCGCGAAGACCACCGTCTGGGTGCCCTGCCCGGGCTGGACGTTGGTGTTCTCCTTGGAGTAGCGGCCGAGCTTCGGCAGTGTGTGGAGCTCGTTGTCGAAGACCGCGACGGAGAGGCCGCCCTTGCCGTCGAAGGTGTTGGGGCTGTTCTCCTCCTCGTTGGTCAGGTAGATCGGGCGGTCGAAGCCGTTGTCGGGGCCGGCGAGGAAGCCGGAGCAGAACCGCGCGAGCTGGCGGGGCATCTGCGCCTCGTTGCCGACGACCGGCGCCGGCCCGAGCAGCGTGTTCTCTGCGTAGACCGAGTCGTAGGCCCGCTTGCCCGCGACCGGGTCCCCGTTCTGGTCGAGGATCCACTGCGACACGATCGCGCCGCGGTTCTTCGGCCCGCCGACGACGGGCTCGGACTGCGTCGTGAAGCCCAGCTCGTGATTCATGAACAGCGTGCTCGTGCCGTCGCCGTTCGGGTGGGCGCCGAGCCCGTCGGGGATCCCGACCATGCGGTACTGCTGTCCGGCGGCGCCACCGAGCAGCGGCACCTTGTCATCGACGCTGAAGAGCGCCTTGATCTCGTACGCGCCGCCGACCGGCTCGACGTACGGCTTCACCGACGTGGCGGCGAGCGCGGAGCCTGCCACCGCCACCGTCACGGCGAGCGCCGCGGCGAAGGCGGCGCGAATCGGGAATCGACTTGCCCTGCGGCTGCGTTCCTGCAAGGGTTCCTCCCCTCCTTCGAGACCGGATCCGAATCCTACGGCGGTCACGGCGCGCGGGAGTGACACGGCGGTGGCGCCCCGGTGAAGATGCCGCGACCCCAGTCAAAGAGACGCGGCCAGGTCTTGTGCTCGCACACGCGCAGGCTGGCCGAGCCCGCGCAGTCTGCGGCTGACGGCTGTCGTGGACCGCGGGCTAGGGGTTTCGCGGGCATGTCCCTGACCCTGCACGCTGGTGCTGCAGGTGTCAACCCGTCGGCGGCGGGGTCGTCACTAGGCCAGGATGCGCAGGGGCTCTTCGAGGATGGCCTTGAGATCGGCGAGGAACTGCGCGCCGGTGGCGCCGTCCAGGGCGCGGTGGTCGATGGACAGGGTGAGCTTCATCCGCTGGCGGGTGGCGAGCTGCCCGTCGCGGAGGACCGGCTCGGAGGTGGTCGCACCCACGGCCAGGATGGCGGCCTCAGGCGGGTTGATCACGGCGGTGAACTGGTCGATGCCGAACATCCCCAGGTTGGAGATCGTGAAGGTGCCGCCGGTGAACTCGTCGGGGCGGAGCTTGCCGGCGCGGGCCTTGTCGATCAGCGCCTTGGCGTCCCGGGAGATCTGGCTGACGCTCTTCTGGTCGGCGTCGCGGACCACGGGCACGATCAGGCCGCCACCCACGGCGACGGCGATGCCGACGTGGATGCGTCGGTGGCGCAGGATCTTGTCGCCGGCCCAGGAGACGTTGATGTCCGGGTGGGTGCGCAGCGTGACCGCGCATGCCCTGACCAGCAGGTCGTTCACTGACAGCTTGGTCCCCTGGTCGGCCAGCCGCTGGTTGAGCTCGGCGCGCAAGCCGAGCAGCGCGTCGGCGTCGACCTGGATGGTCAGGTAGAAGTGGGGTGCTGACTGCATGCTCTCGACCAGCCGGCGGGCGACCGTCTTGCGCATGCTGGTGAGCGGGATCTCCTCCACGTCCGCCGCGGCCGCGGCAGGAGCGGCAGCGGGCGCGGGCGCGGCAGGCGCGGCGGCAGCGGGCGCGGCAGGAGCGGCGGCGGCGGCAGGAGGCGGCGCGGCCGCGGCCGGGGGGGGCGGGGCGGGGGTGGCCCGGCCGCCGTCGCTGGCCGCCAGGGCCTCGACGTCGGCCTTCACCACCCGGCCACCGGGGCCGCTGCCGGTGACGGTGGACAGGTCGATGCCGTGCTCGCGGGCGATGGCGCGGGCCATCGGCGAGGCCTTGACCTGCTGCTCGCTGGCAGGGGCGGGGGCCTCGCCCGTCGCCGGCGGGACCGGCTGGGCGGTGGCCGCGACGGTGGTCTCCACCTCCGGGGCGGTCTCGATCGCCGCGGCCGTCTCGGCTGGCGATGCCGGCGCTGCCTCGGCGGGGGCCGCAGGGGAGGCGGCCGCGCCGCCGTCGCCGGTGCCGATGAGCGCGATCGGCTGGCCGATCGGGACAGTCTCCCCCTCCTGGACCAGGATCTGCTGCAGCACCCCCTCCTCGAAGGCCTCGAGCTCCATCACGGCCTTGTCGGTCTCGATCTCGGCCAGGATGTCGCCCCGTTGCACCTGCTCGCCAGGCTGCTTCAGCCAGGCGGACAGCGTGCCCTCCTCCATGGTGTCGGACAGGCGCGGCATGATGATCTCGGGCATGGTCGCGCACCTCCCTAGCGGGCACCGGACGCGTCGAGCGTCTCGTGGATGACCTTGACCAGATGATCGGCGTTGGGCAGGGCGGCCAGCTCCAGCGGCTTGGCATACGGCAGCGGGACCTCGGCCGCGGCCACCCGGCGCACCGGGGCGTCGAGGTAGTCGAAGGCGCCCTCGGCGATGGTGGCGGCGATCTCGGCGCCGACCCCGTAGGACAGCCAGTCCTCCTCCATGATCACGGCGCGGTTGGTCTTGCGGACCGAGGCCACGACCGTGTCGCGGTCCAGCGGCCGCAGGCTGCGCAGGTCCACCACCTCGGCGCTGATGCCCTCCTCGTCCTCCAGGCGGCGGGCGACGTCGAGAGCGACCTTGGCCATGCGGGAGTAGGCCACGATCGTCAGGTCGCTGCCCTGCTTGACGACCTGGGCGCGGCCGAACTCGACGGTGTAGTCACCGTCGGGGACCTCGCCCTTGGTGTTGTACAGGGCGAGGTTCTCGATGAAGATCACCGGGTCGTTGTCGCGTACGGCGGTGCGCAGCATGCCGCGGACGTCGGCCGGGGTGGCCGGGGTGACGACCTTGAACCCGGGGACGTGCGCGTACCAGACCTCGAGGTTCTGGGAGTGGGTGGCCGCCAGCTGCTGGCCGCCGCCGCCCGGGGTGCGCAGCACCATTGGCACCGGGGTCTGCCCGCCGAACATGCCGTGGATCTTGGCCCCGTGGTTGACCAGCTGGTCCAGGGCCAGGATCGAGAAGTTGATCGTCATGATCTCCACGATCGGCCGCAGCCCGAGCATGGCCGCGCCGATCGCGGCGCCGACGAACCCTTCCTCGCTGATCGGGGTGTCGACCACCCGTTTGGGGCCGAACTCGGCCAGCAGCCCCGCGGTGATCTTGTAGGAGCCCTCGAAGACCCCGATCTCCTCACCCATCAGGAAGACGTCGGGGTCGCGGAGCAGCTCCTCGCGCAGCGTGTCGTGCAGCGCCTGGCGGTAGGTCATCACGGCCACGGGATCACATCACCTCCACGCTGTGCGGGGCCGAGGCCACCACTGGGTCGCCGGGCAGGCCGCGCGGCTCGTTGGCGACCGGGGTGGCGTAGGCGTCGGCGAACAGGTCCTCGACGCTCGGGTCGGGGCTTTGGTCGGCGAAGTCGATGGCCTGGGCCACCTCGCGCTCCACCTCGGCCTCGAGCTCGGCCGCGCCGGTCTCGTCCAGCACCCCGGCGGCGACGAGCCGGGCGCGAAACGCTGGCACCGGGTCGCGGGCCCGGCCGCGCTCGACCTCCTCATTGGCGCGGTAGCGGGCCGGGTCGACCACCGAGTGGCCGCGCATCCGGAAGCTGGTGGCCTCCAGCAGCGTGGGGAGCGACTCGGTGCGGGCCCGGTCCACCGCCCGCCGGGCGGCGTCGCGCACCGCGAGCAGGTCGTTGCCGTCCACGCGCTCGCTGGCCATGCGGTACGCGCAGGCCCGCTGGTACAGCTCCGGCTCGGCCGAGGCCGCCTCCACCGTGGTCCCCATGCCCAACAGGTTGTTGACGATCACGTACACGATCGGGAGCTTCCACAGCTGGGCCAGGTTCAGGCACTCGTGGAAGGCCCCGGTGTTGGTCGTGCCGTCACCCATCTGGCACATGACCACCTCGTCCGAGCCCCGGTAGGCGATCGCCTGGGCGGCGCCGGTCGCCAGCGGGATCTGCCCACCGACGATCGCGTACCCGCCGAGCAGGCGCGCACTGGCGTCGAACAGGTGCATCGAGCCGCCGCGACCGTGCGACACGCCGGTCTGCCTGCCGAACAGCTCCGCCATCACCCGCCCGGGCTCGATCCCCTTGGCGAGCGCGTAGCCGTGCTCCCGGTAGTTGGTGAACAGGTAGTCACGCGGCTCCAAGGCGGCCAGCAAGCCGACGACGGTGGCCTCTTCACCGAGGTTGAGGTGGCAGTAGCCGCCGATCTTGGCCCGCTGGTACATCTCGCCGGTGCGCTCCTCGAACCGGCGCATCAGCCACATCATCCGGTAGTAGTCGACCAGGACGTCCGGCTTCTCGTCGGCAAGCGCGTCCGCCGCACGCTGTGGCTTCCGGCTGCGCCTGCGTGGTGGGGCTTTCTCGTCAGTCGCCATCGCGGTCCTCCTCCTTGTCACCGGCCGCCCCCGGCGCTACTCCCCCGGCGGCTGCTCCTGCCGGGTGAAGCGCTCGGTGGGCTGGCCGCACCGTGGGCACTGGTCGGGCGGCTGCTGGCCGCGGACCGGCTCGCCGCAGACCTCACAGGTCCACTCCAGCGCCAGCAGCTCGACCAGGTCGGAGCGGCTGACGATCCCGACCAGCTGCTGCCCGGCCAGGACCGGCACCCGCCGGATCCGCATGTCGACCAGCAGGGCGCGGACGTGCTCGACGTCGGTGTCCTCGGTGACGCTGATGACCGTCGGCGACATGAGCTCGCGCGCGGTCGCGCCCTGCTTGACCAGCAGGTCGTACTCGCTGACCAGCCCCACCACCGCGCCGGCTTCGTCAGTGACCGGGACGCCGCTGATCTTGTGCCTGGTGAGCAGCTCGGCCACGTCCGCGGTCGGGGTGTCGGGCCCGGCGGCGACGACCGGCGTCGTCATGATCTCCTTGACCTTCACGCTTCACACCTCCGTGAGATCGACCAGGCCGTGACCATCGTGGGAGCGACCAAGCCGTGACAAGGGCTAGCGGCGGCGGGGTGGGGCGGTGTGCACCGGCAGGCCGAGCGCGACCATGGCCGCCTCCATCGACCCCTCCCCCAGGGTGGGGTGGGCATGGACGGTGTCGGCGATGTCGGCAAGCGTGGCCTCCAGGTGCATGGCCAGCACCCCTTCGGGAATCAGGTCGCTGGCGCTGGGCCCGATGATGTGCACGCCCAGCACCTCGCCATACTTCCGCTCCGCCACGACCTTGACCAGCCCCTCGGTCGACCCGTAGGTCTGGGCGCGGCCCAGCGCGGAGAACGGGAACCGGCCGACGACCACGTCGTGGCCAGCCTGGGTGGCCTTGGCCTCGGTGAGCCCCACGCTGGCGACCTCCGGGTGGGTGAAGGTCGCGGCCGGGATGGCCTTGTAGTCCATGCGCTCGTGGCGGCCGGCGATCACGCCAGCGGCAACCAGCCCCTGGTGGCTGGCCACGTGGGCCAGCAGCACCCTCCCGGTCACGTCCCCGATCGCGTGCACCCCCGGCACGCTGGTCCGCAGCTGCTCGTCGACCTGGACCCAGCCCTTGGGGTCGGTCGTCACCCCGGTGCGCTCGAGGTCGAGCCCTTCGGTGTTGGGCCGGCGGCCGACCCCGACCAGCACCACGTCCGCCTGGGCCTGCTCGGGGTTGCCCCCGTCCGGGTCGGCGATGGTGACCCGCAACGGCCCGCTCCGCTTCCCTCTGCCCGCATGGGCGATCTCGGCGACCGTCCTGCCCGTCTGGACCCTGATGCCCCGCTTGGCGAACGAGCGCTCGAGGGTCTTGCCCATGTCGGCGTCCTCGGCCGGGAGCAGCGTCGGCAGCAGCTCGACCAGGGTCACCTGGGCACCGAAGGCGTGGAACATCGTCGCCCACTCGGCACCCACCGCGCTGGCGCCGATGATCACGATGCGCCGCGGCACCTCGCCGAGCAGGAACGCGCCGTCGGAGGTGACCACCCCGGGCAGGTCGATCCCGGGGATCGGCAGCAGCACCGGCGTCGAGCCGGTGGCGACGATCACGTTGCGCCCCTCGAGCCTGGCCTGCGGCTGGCCGTCGGGCGCGGGCGGCGCGTTGTACAGCGGCCCGCCCGCACCGAGCGTGGAGGGGCCGACGCCGACGACCTCCACCGTGGTCGGCCCGACGAAGCGCGCGTGCCCGCTCACCACCGTGACCCCGTTGGCCTTCAGCAGCCCCGCCACGCCGTCGGTGAGCCCCTTGACGATCTTCTCCTTGCGCTTGAGCACCGCCGAGTAGTCCAGCCGCACGTTGTCGGCCAGCACGCCGAACTCGGCGCTGTGCTGCATGGTCTCCAGCACCTCGGCCGAGCGCAGCATCGCCTTGGTCGGGATGCACCCCCAGTTCAGGCACACCCCGCCCGGACGCTCCTTCTCGACCAGCGCGGTCCTCAAGCCCAGCTGGGCCGCGCGGATCGCGGCCGGGTACCCGCCCGGGCCACCGCCAACGACCAGCAGGTCGAACGCCTGCTGCTCTGCCTGCTCGGCCATCCGTCATCACCTCCCGTGCCGTTGCGGCCCTGAAGCGTACATGCCTACAGCCGCTCGAAGACCACCACGACCTCTCCCTCCCTGGCCACGACCTGTCCCTCCCTGGCCATGCCGACCCCTCTGCTCGTGTGCCACCGGTGCTGGCCGCCTCGTCACATGTACAGGTGTACAGGCCGCCGTCGATGCCGTACATCTCCCCGGTGCCGCACCTCTCCCCGATGCTTTCCCCGATGCTTTACATCCCCCCGGTGATATACCCCGAATCCGGGTCGGCCGGGAACCACACCACGCAGCGGTGCTGCTGCGGTGGGCAAGGCGGCAGGGATGGCGGTAGCCGGCAGACGCCCACACCGACTCGAGCCGCCTCAAGTCGGACATCGAGCATGCCGATGGCGGCGTCAAGGCTTTGCAAAGACCAGCCAGCTCGACATGGCCAAGGCCACAATGGGGTGGGCTGGCTCGGGCGCCGGGCCGCCACCGCACCGACGGCCGGGCCGCCGGCGATCGCATGGGCCCGCATGACCGAGGTGACAAGATGCGGAGAAGCGACATTGATGGAGAAGGTGTGGCGTGGGCGCTTGGCGCGTTGGTCGCCAGCCTGCTCGTCGGGGTCGTTGTCGAGCCGTTCCGAGACACCATCGGGCTCGAGAACGTCGTGATCATCTACCTGCTCGTGGTCGTGGCCGCGGCCGCGATCGGCGGACGGGCAGCCGGGATGGTGGCGGCGCTGTCGGCCGCGCTGTCCTACGACTTCTTCCTGACCCGCCCGTATCACTCGCTTCGGATCGACTCGCGCGCGCAGGTCATCACGGTGGTGTTGCTGGTTGCCACTGGCATCGTGGTCAGCATCGGCGGCCGGGTGCGACGCCAGTCGGCCGTGCGGGCCAACGATCACGTCAATGCGATCCGGCTGCTGCACCAGGTCACCGAGATGGCTGCCACCGGGGCTGCCGTTGACCGGGTGACCGCCGAGGGCCTCCACCAGCTGCTCGGCGCCCGCCGCGTCAGCGTCCTTCGCCGCAGCTCGGGCGGCCTCGTGGTGACGGCCGACGTCGGCGCCACCGGTACGCCGATCGAGCTGGACGAACTGCCCCACCTGGACCGGGACGGCCGCATCCCGCCTGGGCGCCGCCGTGTGGTCGGCGGCACGATGGTGCTGCCCAACCAGGGCGTCGTGCTCGACCTTGTTGCCGGCCGGCGGCCGGTGGGGTCGCTGGTCATCATCCCGGGACAGGACGCGCCGGCCGACCGCACGACCCGTCTCGCGGTGGCGGCCATGGCCAACGAACTGGCCATCGCAGGCACCCACCAGCCATGACGGGAACATGAGGCACCGAGCAGTGGGGACCCAGCCGGACATGGCTAATCGGGCTGCAATTCCGACATGCTTGCAACGGAGGCCCCTTATGCCGGCTGGTGGCTTGTGGCAGTGTTCCCAGCTTCCTACCTTAAGGTCACGGGAGTTCGAGGAGCCACCCCCGAACAGGTGCCGTTGCAGCTCACCCTCCGTAGTCGGACGGGTGCGCCTCGATGGTCGCCGGACCGAATTCGGGAGGTCACCTGATGACGGCGGGGCGAGGAAGGCGCAGCGTGGTCGTTCTGGCCCGGGTCCACGGGCCGGTCGAGCCGCGTGGCAGCCTCCCCCAGCCCGAGCCCTCCGACTCCCTGCTGTCCGGCCCCGGTGACGGCGGCGCCCGCTGGGCACCCGCCTCCACCCGGGCACAGGACCGGCTGCCTGCCGCGCCGCAGGCCGCCCGCCCCCCGCCTGTCTCGCAGCACGCAGCGCAGCGACCGAGGCGGAGAAAGGAACAGGCATGGCGCAAGTACTAACGCCCACGGCCGACGAGCGGGTCTCGAGCGAGCGTCCCGGCAGGGGGCCGATCGACTGGCTCGGAGGCTGGCGCACCTGCATCGTGGGCTGCGTCGTCTTCTTGCTGCTGGCCATCGCGATCCGCATCTTCCAGCAGTTCACCGCCTGGACGATCGGGATCGACTCGGCCAGCCGCGACTTCGGCCTGTACTACCGCAGCCTGTTCGTGGCCGAGGTGGTGGGGGTCACGGTCGCCACGCTGTGGTGGTGGGGCGGCCTGGTCAGGCGGGGCCGCACGGCGGTCAACAAGAAGATCACCCACAGCGAGGAAGTCCGCCGGATCGCGGTCTTCTGGGGCCTGGTCGGCACCACCTGCGTGATCCTGTACATCATGGCCAGCTTCTGGCCAAACCAGGACGGCGCCTGGCACCAGACGGCCGTCCGGGACACCGCCCTGACGCCCGCCCACATCCCGATGTTCTTCCTGTTCTTCCCGCTCGGGATCACCTTCACGGTGGGGACCTACCTGTACGGGCGGTACTGGCTGCCGAAGGTCTACGGGGCCGAGAAGGGCTTCCCCTGGTCGTTCTTCCTGCTGATCGCCGCGTCGGTCACCGAGATGATGCAGGTCGCCATGAACGAGTGGGGCCACAGCCTGTGGATCACCGAGGAGATCTTCGCGGTGCCGTTCCACTGGCCGTTCGTCTTCTACGGCTGGCTGGCGGCCGGCATCTTCGCCCTCTGGGCCGAGACGCTCGTGCGCCTGCTCCAGATCGAGGGCGAGATCGAGCAGCAGGCGACGGAAAGGGAAGAGGAGGTCGCATGACCCGCTGAGGGGAGGGCCGGAGCCCTCCCCTCGGGGGACCACCCGGGAGCACCACGTCCCGCCGCGGGAACCGAAGCTGCGACGGCGACCGTGACGCGGTTCACGGTCTGCCTCGGCCGAGCGCCGCTTCGAGGTCGGGTTCGAGAGTGGGAGGCACAACAGGTGGCGACGGACGCGAAGACGCTCGAGCTCCGTGAGCTCGTGAACAAGAAGTACAAGTACATCGACCGGAAATGGGATGCGGTCTTCTGGATCACCGCCGCGTTCGTGGTGGGGGCGGCCGCAGACATCACCAAGCAGCTGTTCGCCGGCGACTGGGACTTCTGGACCGACTGGAAGGACCGGCAGTGGTGGCCGATCATAACGCCGTTCGCGATCATCATCATCGGGTCGGCCCTGCAGTACATCCAGTGGCTGGCGTGGCGCTTCCCGACCGGGATGACCTACACGGCGGTCTGCCTGTTCGTCGCCACGCTGGTGGGTAGATGGGTCCAGTGGGGCGCGTTCGTCTACTACCCGATGAACTTCGTCTGGCCGGCGACGATGGTGGCGGCGGCGATCTTCGCCGACTGGGTCTTGTTGAAGACAAAGAGCTTCGTCCTGACGTCGATAGTCGGCTCGATGTTGTTCGCGCTGACCTGGTGGATATCGAACTACGTCCCACTCGCGCCCTTCCTGCAACCGGCGCAATGGATGGACCGGGTGGTGACGGTCGCCGACATCCAGGGGATCGAGTACGTCAGGAGCCAGACGCCCGAGTACCTGCGGATCATCGAGCACGGCTCCCTGCGCACCTTCCTGGGAGAGACCCAGTACGTCTCGCTGGTGTTCGGGGCGACCGTCGCGGTCGGCGGCTACTGGGTCGGGCAGTTCATCGGCAGAGGGTTGGCCATCTGGCCAATCGGCCGCTTCATGAAGAAGTGGTGACCCGACGGTAGAGGAAGGAGGTCGTACGATGCTTCGCCGATACCGCCGCTACCTTTGGGCCGTCCTCGTCGCGGGCGCGCTCGTGGTGTCGTCCGCGCCGGCCGCGAACGCCCACGGCGAGCGCGCCCAGGAGGCGTTCCTCCGGATGCGCACCGTCGGGTGGGTAGACGTCACGTTCTCCAAGGACACCGTCAGGCAGGGCGAGACGCTCACCGTCACCGGCACGGCCAAGATCCTTGACGCGTGGCCGACCAACCTGGCCAAGGGCAACCCCAACACCGGCTACATGGCAGTGATCGCGCCGGGACCGGTGGTGATGCTCAAGGAGCGGACCATCAACGGCGAGTCCGCGCCCAGCCGGATCGACATCCAGAAGGGCAGGATCTACGAGTTCAGCATGACCATCGCCGGGCGGCGGCCCGGCCGCTGGCACGTGCACCCGTCCTTCTCGGTCAAGGGCGCCGGGACCCTGCTCGGGCCGGGCCACTGGATCACCGTCAAGGAGAACCCCGACGGCTTCACCAACGACGTGAAGCTCGTGACGGGCGGCACCGTCAACCTCGAGAACTACCAGCTAGGGTTCACGTGGATCTGGCTGATCCTCACCTTCCTGATCGGCCTGGCCTGGATGATCTACTGGACGGTGCCGAAGCGGACGGTCACCAACCTGGCCGTCACCAGCCAGATCCCCCTCAACACCGACGGGATGGCGTACGGGCTCATCACCAAGAAGGACCACCGCAACATGAACTGGTTCGCCATCGGCACCGCGCTGCTGCTCCTGGCCGGGTGGCTGTACCAGGCGAACGCGTTCCCGACGAAGATGCCGCTGCAGGTGATCCAGTTCGCGCCGCCGCAGCCCGCCATCGCCGAGGAGCCCGTGTTCGCCAAGGCGGAGGGGGCCGACGCCGGGGCACGGTACGACCCGGCCACCAAGACGATGACCATGGACGTGAACGTCACCAATACCGGCACCGCGCCCATGGAGCTGAAGCAGTTCAACGCGGCGTACCTGGGGTTCAAGGCCGGCACGACGCCCGGGCCGGGCGTCGTGACCGTGACGCCCGGGGCCACCGTCGAGCCGGGGGCGACCACGAGGCTGACGTTGACCATGAAGGACCCGGCCTGGGAGAACGAGCTCCTGGTGCCCATCGGCGAGTCGCAGCTCCTGGTCACCGGCATCATGGTGTTCGAGAACACCGAGGGCAAGCGGAACCTCACGGAGGTGGAGGCAAACCTGCAGCCAAGGTTCGCATAACACGGGAAACCTGGGGAACACAGGGACGCATGAGCGGGTCGATGCTTGCGCACGGAGGAGGACTGGCGGCCTTTGACGAGGCCGTCATCCTCTTCCTGTTCCTCGCGCTGGGCATCGGCATGGCCCTGGTCCTCAAGGCGGCCACCAACACGAGCACGGAGAACGACGACGACGCGGACGCCGAGGGCGCGGACGCCGAGGGCGTGGAGCAGTCATGAGCGGCATCCTCGCGCACAGCGGGGTGATGGCGGGCAGCCACACCCTGCTCGTGTTCCTCCCCTTCATCCTGGCCGGGGCCGGCCTGGGGTTCATCGTCATGGCGGTCAACGACAAGGTCGACGCTCGGCCAGACGACGGGTCGGTGCGCCTGCCGACCTCGAAGGAGCGGCCGCTGTATCACCTTCACATGCAGATCAGGGCGGGGGGCAAGGACGAAGACCCCGCGCGCGAGTCGGGGCCCGCCGTCGTGAACCTGCCACGCCGACGGTAGCTGCTCCGCCTGGGTGGGGGCTGCTCCGCCTGGTGGGGGCGCAGGCGGCCCCACACTTGGCTGCGGTGTACCGCGACCCGGTCCCGGGCCTGCTCAGGGTCTGGACGGCGGCGCGCCCGCCCGGGCATCGTTCACCCGCGCCCTCCTGGGTGCGGGTGAACGATGCTGCGCAGAATTCCTTTCGCGTTTTCCGGAGCGTGGTCCGAGGGTCCGGAACGGGCGAACGTCTAGGGCTCGGAAGCCCGCATGACGATGCCGACGCAGGCAATCGTCGCCAGCGCAATCACGATCGCAAAGATGACTCCGGCCATCGTCCTCGCTCCTGTCGCCAGCCCGGCTTTCCGACGAGGCGATAATATCACCTGGC
This window of the Actinomycetes bacterium genome carries:
- the lpdA gene encoding dihydrolipoyl dehydrogenase; the encoded protein is MAEQAEQQAFDLLVVGGGPGGYPAAIRAAQLGLRTALVEKERPGGVCLNWGCIPTKAMLRSAEVLETMQHSAEFGVLADNVRLDYSAVLKRKEKIVKGLTDGVAGLLKANGVTVVSGHARFVGPTTVEVVGVGPSTLGAGGPLYNAPPAPDGQPQARLEGRNVIVATGSTPVLLPIPGIDLPGVVTSDGAFLLGEVPRRIVIIGASAVGAEWATMFHAFGAQVTLVELLPTLLPAEDADMGKTLERSFAKRGIRVQTGRTVAEIAHAGRGKRSGPLRVTIADPDGGNPEQAQADVVLVGVGRRPNTEGLDLERTGVTTDPKGWVQVDEQLRTSVPGVHAIGDVTGRVLLAHVASHQGLVAAGVIAGRHERMDYKAIPAATFTHPEVASVGLTEAKATQAGHDVVVGRFPFSALGRAQTYGSTEGLVKVVAERKYGEVLGVHIIGPSASDLIPEGVLAMHLEATLADIADTVHAHPTLGEGSMEAAMVALGLPVHTAPPRRR
- a CDS encoding methane monooxygenase/ammonia monooxygenase subunit C — encoded protein: MAQVLTPTADERVSSERPGRGPIDWLGGWRTCIVGCVVFLLLAIAIRIFQQFTAWTIGIDSASRDFGLYYRSLFVAEVVGVTVATLWWWGGLVRRGRTAVNKKITHSEEVRRIAVFWGLVGTTCVILYIMASFWPNQDGAWHQTAVRDTALTPAHIPMFFLFFPLGITFTVGTYLYGRYWLPKVYGAEKGFPWSFFLLIAASVTEMMQVAMNEWGHSLWITEEIFAVPFHWPFVFYGWLAAGIFALWAETLVRLLQIEGEIEQQATEREEEVA
- a CDS encoding DUF4118 domain-containing protein, whose amino-acid sequence is MAWALGALVASLLVGVVVEPFRDTIGLENVVIIYLLVVVAAAAIGGRAAGMVAALSAALSYDFFLTRPYHSLRIDSRAQVITVVLLVATGIVVSIGGRVRRQSAVRANDHVNAIRLLHQVTEMAATGAAVDRVTAEGLHQLLGARRVSVLRRSSGGLVVTADVGATGTPIELDELPHLDRDGRIPPGRRRVVGGTMVLPNQGVVLDLVAGRRPVGSLVIIPGQDAPADRTTRLAVAAMANELAIAGTHQP
- a CDS encoding methane monooxygenase/ammonia monooxygenase subunit B, which produces MLRRYRRYLWAVLVAGALVVSSAPAANAHGERAQEAFLRMRTVGWVDVTFSKDTVRQGETLTVTGTAKILDAWPTNLAKGNPNTGYMAVIAPGPVVMLKERTINGESAPSRIDIQKGRIYEFSMTIAGRRPGRWHVHPSFSVKGAGTLLGPGHWITVKENPDGFTNDVKLVTGGTVNLENYQLGFTWIWLILTFLIGLAWMIYWTVPKRTVTNLAVTSQIPLNTDGMAYGLITKKDHRNMNWFAIGTALLLLAGWLYQANAFPTKMPLQVIQFAPPQPAIAEEPVFAKAEGADAGARYDPATKTMTMDVNVTNTGTAPMELKQFNAAYLGFKAGTTPGPGVVTVTPGATVEPGATTRLTLTMKDPAWENELLVPIGESQLLVTGIMVFENTEGKRNLTEVEANLQPRFA
- a CDS encoding methane monooxygenase/ammonia monooxygenase subunit A — encoded protein: MATDAKTLELRELVNKKYKYIDRKWDAVFWITAAFVVGAAADITKQLFAGDWDFWTDWKDRQWWPIITPFAIIIIGSALQYIQWLAWRFPTGMTYTAVCLFVATLVGRWVQWGAFVYYPMNFVWPATMVAAAIFADWVLLKTKSFVLTSIVGSMLFALTWWISNYVPLAPFLQPAQWMDRVVTVADIQGIEYVRSQTPEYLRIIEHGSLRTFLGETQYVSLVFGATVAVGGYWVGQFIGRGLAIWPIGRFMKKW